In Daphnia magna isolate NIES linkage group LG7, ASM2063170v1.1, whole genome shotgun sequence, a single genomic region encodes these proteins:
- the LOC123474789 gene encoding organic solute transporter alpha-like protein 3, protein MSFNCSYFLQSDIEEPVTTIEHLAALGAFGTAFGIFGIISTATVTAIFVLSIFHVVRKHPSQWRRLVTWIVSMPMIVSILSLVTFLVPGAAILCDTVKQSYLPFVLMHFIDLSLLIEGGHRDTVQDLKDKDIPINFCRPPWCCVGLCYRNVNYNKKNLRIMKSLVYQTPLFQLLINLLMAILESAGALERVIRNNAFATLGIINIIFFTIGMYGYNVLTTGFSQISEWKNYPLKARVLFVCVVLLKVQTLILLLLGVGGSIPCVEPYISPVVMRKSIESALCLVEALIFGVIFYPVFRVVDSSASRLGLHTSPTTISVVSLDDVQA, encoded by the exons ATGTCATTCAATTGCTCGTACTTCTTGCAAAGCGACATCGAGGAACCGGTAACAACAATTGAACATCTAGCAG CTCTAGGAGCTTTTGGCACGGCATTTGGTATTTTCGGTATAATCTCTACAGCAACCGTTACGGCCATTTTCGTGTTAAGCATTTTCCATGTTGTCAGAAAACACCCATCGCAATGGAG acgTCTGGTAACATGGATCGTTTCAATGCCTATGATTGTTTCTATCCTCTCTTTGGTGACATTCCTCGTTCCTGGAGCTGCCATATTGTGCGATACTGTCAAACAATC GTATTTGCCATTTGTGTTAATGCACTTCATCGATCTGTCATTGCTGATAGAGGGTGGTCATCGGGATACTGTTCAAGATCTAAAAGATAAGGATATTCCAATCAATTTTTGCCGACCACCTTGGTGCTGTGTTGGTCTCTGCTACCGCAACGTAAACTATAACAA gaaaaatcTACGGATCATGAAAAGTTTGGTGTACCAGACACCGTTGTTTCAATTACTTATTAATCTCTTGATGGCAATTTTGGAGTCAGCTGGCGCCCTAGAGAGAGTG ATACGCAACAATGCCTTTGCCACCCTCGGCATAATCAACATAATATTTTTTACCATCGGAATGTACGGTTACAACGTTTTGACAACTG GTTTTTCCCAAATTTCGGAATGGAAAAATTATCCA TTGAAAGCCAGAGTACTATTTGTATGTGTAGTATTGTTAAAAGTTCAAACGCTTATTTTACTGCTCCTGGGAGTCGGTGGATCAATTCCTTGTGTTGAGCCTTACATTTCTCCAGTTGTCATGAGGAAAT CGATTGAATCAGCGCTTTGCTTGGTCGAAGCTTTGATATTCGGTGTAATTTTCTACCCTGTATTCCGAGTTGTCGACAGTAGTGCCAGTCGGCTAGGATTGCATACAAGTCCTACAACAATTTCCGTGGTTTCTTTGGACGATGTTCAAGCATAA